A region from the Triticum aestivum cultivar Chinese Spring chromosome 3D, IWGSC CS RefSeq v2.1, whole genome shotgun sequence genome encodes:
- the LOC123076903 gene encoding uncharacterized protein, with product MESSSSSLLLSSYTGGNKRAREADLDVASSAEAEAAKRIRPEDLLDLLDDDADAAAAGDLASVMRSLEEEICAGDLAAPQPELGFLLEASDDELGLPPAAGAASSSSDDAGGWEPEEPAGVFGEQIWGFEDEIDGAYAFGGVASSPEAAAAAAAAAAEWGDDGFDAGLFGFGDESFGPSDLAVLRQETMPAV from the coding sequence ATGGAGAGCTCCTCCTCGTCTCTGTTGCTGAGTTCGTATACCGGCGGCAACAAGAGGGCCAGGGAGGCCGACCTTGACGTGGCCTCATCCGCcgaggcggaggccgccaagaGGATACGGCCCGAGGACCTGCTGGACCTGCTCGACGATGACGCCGACGCCGCGGCGGCCGGCGACCTGGCCTCCGTCATGCGAAGCCTGGAGGAGGAGATATGCGCCGGCGACCTGGCCGCGCCGCAGCCGGAGCTGGGCTTCCTGCTCGAGGCCTCGGACGACGAGCTCGGCCTGccgccggcggcgggcgcggcgtcCTCCTCGTCGGACGACGCCGGGGGCTGGGAGCCGGAGGAGCCCGCCGGCGTGTTCGGGGAGCAGATCTGGGGCTTCGAGGACGAGATTGACGGCGCCTACGCCTTCGGCGGCGTCGCCTCAtcgccggaggcggcggcggcagccgccgcggccgcggccgagTGGGGCGACGACGGCTTCGACGCCGGCCTCTTCGGCTTCGGCGACGAGTCCTTCGGGCCGTCCGATCTCGCCGTGCTCCGCCAGGAGACCATGCCGGCCGTTTGA